The genomic DNA TAGCAGATACAGGCTATCAGGGTTTAAACAAACTACATGCGAAAACAAAACTTCCTAAAAAGCGAACTCGCAAGCACCCTTTAACTAAACAGGAGAGAAGAAGCAATGCCCTATTAGCCAGCCAAAGGGTACTTAATGAAAATGTTATCGCCATGCTTAAACGCTTTAAAATCCTTTCTGATAGATATCGTAATAGAAGAAAACGCTTTGGCCTTAGGTTTAATTTAATAGCCGCAATCCATAATTATGAACTCTCAATTTAAGTTTCGAAAGAGGTCTATTTTACGATTTCTAAGAAATAATAGAAATTTAAGTGATAGACCCCAAATTTGATCAGAAGTCAAAGATGGCGTGTACTAGAATTTCCACTTACGTCTATCTTCTCCTTTTTTAATTTCTTCCATTAGTAGCTTATAATAAGCCTTAAACTGATCAGCCTCTTCTTCTATATCCTGTAGTTTAAAAGTAAACAGCCCTCCTATTTTATTTGCTTCTTCTAGTCTCTTTAAAAGTTTATTTCTTTTTTCGACTAATGGCAAGAAATTTAGTTGCTCTTCCAGATAACTTGCTTTACCGGCTGATTCTGCCTGGGCTTGTTTATAAATTAATTGAAGCTGTTTTAATATGCCTTTAGCCTGCTTGTAGTTCATTCGCTGAATTAACTCGTTTACAATTTCTTTGGATAGTTGGACATTATCCTGGCCAAAACTAATGTAAGTTTTACCTTGCACTATATATGACTCTACAAAGGGCGTAGTGCCGGATAATCTCTGGTAATTTTCAATGGTACTCACTATATCCTGTCCTTTAATATTATCGCACCTAATCATTAAGCCAGATTTGCTACTTATTTTATGTGCCCAATGGGTAAATTTATTCATTATTATTTCTAACTGTCGATAAGCTTCGAGTGGTAAGATAGCATGGGTATGGGGACGGCCTTGCTCTTTTTGTATAATCATTGCTTGCCATGTTTTAAGGAGCTCTTCCCCTATTCCATTTGGCTCTTCTTGAGAGGCTGTATTGGTGGAAGAATCTTGAGGAAGGTATGAACGAGCGGCTAACATATTTTTTTGGTTTTCACTTTTCATAAGCCAATAAATGCCTTTATCATGGTCTATAGGTGTTCCACAACCTCTCATATGCATGCATGCTAAATGAGCTTGTGCAACTCTATTTTCTAGGCTAGCTGCCCTGGTATACCACATTAACGCTTGTTCATAGTTTTTCTCAATTCCCAAACCATCGCGATATATAATCCCTAAATTAGCTTGTGCATCTCCATAAGCCTGTTCAGCTGCTTTCATACACCACTTGAAAGCTTTCCTGTAGTCTTGAGCTACTCCTAATTCTTTCTGATACGAGAGTCCTAAATTGGTTTGTGCAGCCGCGTAGCCTTGTTTAGCTGCTCTCTTGTACCATTTATTCGCTTGTTTGGAATTAGGTGCTACCCCTAATCCTTTGTCATACATATAACCCAAATTAGTTTGTGCCAGTACATTGCCTGCTTTGGCTGCCCTGGTATACCATTTGATTGCTTTTGTATAGTCAAGGGGAAATTCTACTCCATTCCTATACATATATCCTAAATTATTTTGGGCCAAGACATTCCCCATTTTTGCATGCCTGCGAATGTTACTAATAATATCTGTATCTATACAACCCTGTTTTTCTTCCCCTAAAAAACGTAACAAAAGATAAACATATCGCTCATCTTCTAATGCCTTATCTTTTATTCCTGCCCAATTAAAAGGACTGATAAAATCTTTTAGATAAGGTCTTACACCTACTCTTAAATACCCTCCAACAATGGTTTCTTGAGCTTCTCTATTATTAGCATTAGCAAGTTTAGCTAACTTGAAGATACGCGTGGAATTATAATTTATAGTAATAGGAGCTACTTGCTGTTGTCCTTCCACTACTTCTTCTTTGCTGCTTATTTCTTCTGTAAGTGTAGGGTAATCACTAACTGACTGTAATTGTTGGTCTGTTATGAAGGTACTTGATGCCTGTTCTCCTGCTATGATGGATACTTGGCCTTCTTTTTCCTCTATTTCTAAGGAATCTACTTGCTTGCTTGATGTCATTCCTAAGCCGGCAGATTGATTATTATACCAGGTTGTATGACATGTTTGTATGCGTCTTCCTTCGTAATCCAAAAGTTCAAATGTAATTTGCACTGTATCTACCCCTACGGCTGGAATAAGCTTAAAAGGTATTACTAAAACCTCATCTTCTATGTCCACCCCAGTTTTATCTGTAAAGAAAGTAAGGTTGTTAGCAATATTTGGCACACTTTTTTGTTTGCCTGCTGCATTAGTATATAGCAACTTGATATGGCTATTCCCTTTGGGTGTGATACTAACTTTTAATTGACAATCTTTTAAATTCGCTATTTCAGCATTGTTGGCTAGACTGAAATGAGCTTCTATCGTCGTTTCTGCCTCTAATAATCCTTCTGGCTTTACATGCATAATTAAGGGAAAACTTTGCTGGTTGGTATTTACTAACCCCGTGGAACAGGAAATTATACTTAATCCTAGCGCACAAAAAATTAGGCTGTTTAATATTAATTTTGAATGGTTTATAGCAAAGGTCGTTTTTACGCCTTTTCCTTTATGGTTACTGAGTGTGATAATTGTTGCCATAATTCTTAATTATTTTTTGTATAAACATGTAATTTCTCCCACTTCCCTTTTAATTTTCTTAAAGTTAGCATCTATATCTACATGTTCACACACGGTTGGAAGCGTCTTAAAGTATTTAGGCGAAAGATTTTTGTGATACGCAGATAAAGGTTGCAATTTCATTTAAAAAAGCCACCTGAATGATGAACAATGTTACCCATAAATTCTCCTTTCTTGAAATTCATAACTTCCTGGGGTATCACAATGGCATTTTCTCTCTGATGGGTTGTCTTGCTGACTTTTTTTATCAGATTCTTAGTATATCTTTAACTAAGGCAGTTAACTTTTTGCATAACTAAGTATTAGTTATCCGGTTATATATGAGAGCTTAGTTATGCAAGAGTTTTAATTTAGCATCTATCATATGATCCGATTATAGCATACTTAACAATTAATACATGCCCCGTTATCATTCAATCCTTTCTATATCGGCACCTAACACTTTTAATCTTTCCTCAATTCTCTCATATCCTCTATCAATTTGGTTGGCATGTTCTATAATGCTTTTACCTTCTGCCGAAAGAGCAGCTATTAAAAGAGATATTCCCGCCCGAATATCTGGAGAAGTCATGCGTATACCTTTAAGGGGAGAAGAACGGTCAAGCCCTACTACATGTACCCGATGTGGGTCACATAATACCAATTTTGCTCCCATCTCAATAAGGTTATCAACAAAAAACAAACGGCTTTCGTACATCTTTTGATGAAATAATACTGACCCTTTAGCCTGTATGGCTGTAACCAACAAAATACTTAACAAATCTGAGGGTAAACCAGGCCAAACAGCATCTGCTAATGTTAGTATGCGGTGCGTATTAATATCTTGTTGGATTTCATACGAGCTTTGAGAAGGAATAGTAATATCAGAACCAGTTATATCTAACTTGATTCCCAAACTTCGAAACCTACTTAAAGCTGGCTCTAATAATTGATCGCTACTAATAGCATTTTGAATAGTTAGATGAGAATTAGTCATAGCCGCTAACCCGATGAAGCTACCTATTTCCAACATATCTGGTAAAATCGTGTGTTCAGTACCACACAATGTTTCTACACCATAAATTGTTAACAGGTTAGAACCTATACCTTCTATGTGTGCTCCCATTTGCACCAACATTTTACATAGTTGCTGTATATGTGGTTCACAAGCGGCATTATAGATAGTTGTTTTACCCTGTGCCAAAGCTGCTGCCATAATTATATTGGCAGTTCCAGTTACAGAACTTTCATCTAACAGAATATAATCTCCTTGCAACTTATTTTTTGCTTCTACCATATACACTTGCTGGTGCTCATCATAGTTGAAAGTAGCCCCCAGCCTACTTATACCTATAAAGTGTGTATCTAGCCTTCTTCTTCCGATTTTATCTCCGCCAGGTTGTGGTATAATGGCTTTGCCCAAACGTGCTACCAAAGGCCCTAACATTAAAACTGAGGCTCTCAACTTACCACCGTGTGCTGTTAGTGCCTCTATATCAATAGTATCTACAGAGACATCTGCAGCATGTAAGCGGTAAGTATGTTGATCTATTTTTTGAACTTTTACTCCTAAAATTCCAAATAGGATAAGGAGCTCATGTACATCTAATATATCAGGGACATTATAAATTGTAACAGGTTCAGTAGTAAGCAAAGCTGCACACATTACCTGAAATGCTTCATTCTTAGAACCCTGTGGTTGAATGGTACCATGGAGCGGCTTGCCGCCATATATTTTAAATTTACTGAGCTTGCTCATCGTATATCTATTTTATTTTAAAAGTAGAGCTAAGTTACTTTTCCTATATTTTAGAAGCAACGCTAACTTTCTTTCTTCTATAAGCTTTACTTTTAGCTTTGGGTACACTATTAACAGTGTTGAAGGTATTTTGGCTTCTCAACTTTTCTATATCTATAGCCAGCTTATCTCCCACTAAATCCTGTATAATAGACAAGACAGTGTTACTATCCATATTATCTTTATTCCATGCAGCACTAAAATTCTTAATAAGTTTTCCTATACTAACAAGCATATCAGCTTGCTTAGCAGGATCTGTTTCTTCTAAAACCTTTTTAACAACAAGCTCTATATGGCGACCACAATGCCGGTATTTAATAGGTTGTTTAGAATAAGCAAGGCGTTGTGGTCGATTCATATAGAGCTCCTTGCTTGGCATAGGATAAGGACTATCCACGTCTAGTTTATAATCAGCAAGAATACAAAGGTCATCCCAATACTTTTGAGCCTGATCATTAGGTAATTTTGAATTACCTGTATGAAGCAAGTTCATTATCTTTAAAATGGATTGCGCATATTGGTTTCTGGTAGCTTTATCTTTCACTTGTTGAAGTTGAACAACCAATTTCTGTACATTTCTACCATACTCTCTAAGTTTTAACGGTGTTTCGGTCGTATTATACGTGTGCATGCAGTTATAGTTTACATTCTATGGTTATGATAAAAGATCGTATGGTAAAGTTGAGGTTATCCTTCTACAGAATTATTCAAAATCTTTAGCTTAGCAAAACTAAGTAGCAGAGTCTTCTCACCTGATTCTGAAAAAGCAATTCTGGCCTTTTTATGAGTTCCTGTTAGTTCTACGGAGATTACCATACCTATACCAAATGTAGGATGTTCTACTTGCATGCCTGATTTAAGTTGAGACGTGTCGCTAGGCTGGAAAGCTGGCTTGCTGCTCTGCGCATATGCTTGAAATTTAACTTTGACACTTTTTTGCTGAGGTGTAATTCGCATGCTACTAATAAATTGCTTGGTATAGTTGGTATTTGACTTCTCAGTATAGCTGTTAGTAACATGAGCCATGTGTAAATAGACTGGGTCTATTTCTCCAATAAATCTGCTTACTTCGCACTGCTTTAATTTGCCAAAACGATACCTACTTATAGTATAAGATAAGAAAACTTTCTTTTGCGCGCGAGTAAGAGCCACATAAAATAATCGTCTTTCTTCCTCTAAATCTTCTCTACTTCCTAGCATCATTGAAGAAGGGAAAAGATCTTCTTCAATACCAACAATGTACACATATTTAAACTCTAAACCTTTAGCTGCATGTATAGTCATTAAAGATATTTTATCCTCTCCATCTTCTTCATTTTCATTATTGGTAGCTAATGCTACATCTTGCAAAAAGGTAGCCAAGCTAGTATCTACTTGCTCAGGGTTAGCAGTGAAAGCTTTTATTCCACTCAAGAGCTCTTGTACGTTTTCATAGCGAGCCAGTCCCTCTACAGTCTTATCCTCATAAAGCGATTTAAGTAACCCTGATCTTTTAGCAATCTCGCTGGCTATCTCATATGCATCTTTTTTAGTAAGATCTAGTGCCATAGCTTGAATCATATGGGCAAACTCCTCTACAGCTTCAGCCACTCGGCCACTTAAAAAATTCTTAGCATTGCACATTACCTCCCATAAAGGTATGCCATGATCGCTCGCTGCTACAACCATCTTCTCAATATTACTAGGGCCTATACCTCGTTTAGGCTCATTGATAATACGTTTAAGCGCCTCTTCATCATTATGATTGACTATAAAGCGTAAATAAGCCAACAAATCTTTTACTTCTTTCCGTTGATAGAAAGAGGTACCGCCCAACATACGATAAGGTAGATTTATTTTTCGAAGTGCCTCTTCAATAGCTCTAGACTGGCTGTTGGTTCTATATAGAATAGCAAAATCTTCATTTCTTAGTTGATTTTGCATTTTTATTTCAAATATAGAAGCAGCTACTAATCTACCCTCTTCTGCATCGGTAGTTGCACGAATCAAACCAATAACTTCCCCCTTCTCATTAGCCGTCCAAACATTTTTTTTTAGTTGTAATTGATTATTTCTAATAATTCCATTAGCAGCTTCTACTATATTTTGTGTAGAACGGTAATTTTGTTCTAGCTTGATAATAGTGAGGTTAGGATAATCTTTTTCAAAATTTAAGATATTACGTATGTTGGCACCTCTAAATGCATAAATACTCTGTGCATCATCCCCCACCACACATATATTTTTATGTATACCTGCTAGGTCTTTTACAATAGCATACTGAGCTAAGTTAGTATCTTGAAACTCATCAATAAGAATATATTGAAACCTTTCCTGATACTTATAAAGTATGTCTAAGTGCTGGTTAAGTAGTAAATAGGTATTTAAAAGGATATCATCGAAATCCATAGCACCAGCTTGCAAGCAACGTTTTGCGTACTGTACATAGATTTCTCCTACTTTGGGCTTCATAGCCTCTTCGTCATCTTGCTGGTATATAGGGTTGTTGATATACTCTTGTGCTGTAATTAACCTATTTTTAGCAGAGGATATGCGAGATAAGACTGTATTGGGTGTATAAGTCTTATCATCTAAATTCATCTCTTTAATAATGGATTTAAGCAGCGATTTACTATCTGTAGTGTCATATATACTAAAGCTGCTAGGGTATCCTATTTTATCTGCTTCAATACGCAAGAGTTTTGCAAAACAACTATGAAAAGTACCTAGCCAGACGTTTTTGGCTGCAGGCCCTATTACTTGCTCAATACGCTTTTTCATTTCATTAGCTGCCTTATTAGTAAAGGTCAATGCCAATATCTTAAAGGGATCTACTTTTTTTTCCTGGATCAGATAAGCGATGCGAGTGGTAAGTACTTTTGTTTTACCTGCACCTGCTCCAGCAATAATCATACACGGCCCTTCTGTGTTAACGGCTGCTTGCCGCTGCTGCTCATTAAGCATGTCTAGAGGAACTATCATGGGTTGATGATTAGATGATTAATTGTAATTGTAGCTAATTATAAATGCAAGAGTACACATGCTTATTTTACTTTACTAGAAGCCAAGCATAAGTGCCCACCTACCATATAACCCATATACTTATGTAGGCACCAGTAGCATATATATATCAATTACAGGGATACAGCAAGGTATGTGTAATGTCTTTCACTTAGTAATACCTATATCTATAATCTTGTGTATTTGCTAATTTCCCTAATGCTTTAGATAGCTGATAAACCTGCTTGAACCGTTCTAATCTAGCTTGTTCTACTTTATTACCCTGCCAAGAATCAGGTAGCTTCGATGTTTGGTGCTGTATAACATCAAGGACTACAATACCAGAAAGATCAGCAATAATTTTAGACCTTTGCCCTGGTTGTAAGCTAAAGGCTTGGCTAATTGTTTTAGGAGCCGAACCTATTCCTTGTAAGGTATTAGCACTAAATTTAACCTGTGGAACTGTAAATATTTTTGCTTCTCCCCCATATTGTTTTGCTAATTCCTCTAATGGAAGGTTAGCTATAGGTTGGAGTTTTTCTGTAATAATTTTTACCCTTTGTTCATTGATTGCTTTTTGTTTTACATCTTTTTTTACTTCATCTAATGAAGCGGTACCTGCATGAGTATGCGAGGCGACCATAGCTATCACATAGTTATTCGTTAATTCAAATATAGAAGAGACTTGCCCAACTTTTGCACTATTATATAACCAGCGTACTAATTCCCTAGCATTGGTTAACTTGTTTATATCCGTATCATCTTTACCTACCTTTGCTTCCTGTACTTGCAAAGAATACTTTGCAACTTGTGTTTCAAACTGTGCTTTATTAGTTACCTGACTGGCAAAATCATCGGCCTTTCTAAATATCTTTTCTTTTGTTTCATCACTTGGCGCTAGCCTTTTCTCAATAACAACAAGTTCATACTTTTTAGGAGTTGCGTCAACTAGGTTAACTACCTTATAAAATTTATAGTCCTTACCTATTGCTAAAGGACCTACAACCATCCCTTTTTTTAAGGTATTCTTATGCTCTACCAAAGGAGCAGGTAAATCTTTTTCTGTACATTGTAAGTAGACAAGTGTAGGATCTGTGTCAGTGTGTATGCTAGCAAATGCACTAGCTTCCTGAGTATTAGCAAAATCTTCCTTTAATTTTTGTAGTTCTTTCTGGAATGCTAATTTATCATTTTTAGACGCTACAATAGGAAAAGTTACATAACGGATATGTTTGCTTTCTTCTACCTGATAATCAGCAGTATGCTTTGCAAGATATTCTTTCAGCATAGCATCTGTGATGCTGGTACTTTCCTTTTTTATACTTTTGTAGGGCACGTAGAGGTATTGTATATCTAGCGTAGTATTATTGATATTAAACTGATGTTGCGCCTCTAAACTGTTTACAAATACGCTCTGATCCATTAATTGGTTGAACTTATCCTGACAACGAGAGGCAGCTAAAATTCTTTCTAATGTATGCCAATGTCTTTGATTATTAGCTGGCACTTGAGCTAAGCTCTGTAAGTAAGCGAGCAGATCTTTTTTGTTAAATTCTTTTGTTTCTCGGTTGGTAAAAGCAGCCTTCAAATCAGGATGGATATGGGTTCCCTGTACCATATCTACTAACTCATCTGAGCCAACAGTTATACCTAAATCTTTACATACTTTATCGTATATAATTTCATTGGTTAGCTGTCTCCAAGCTTGTTTTCTTAAAGTTGTATTTTCTTCCTCATCAGGGCTTTGTCCATAATGCATTAAGAAATTATGTTGCAAATCATCTAATCGATCTTGAAATTCCCTTAAAGTAACTTCTTTACCTGCTACTTTACCTATTATAGGAGAGTTATTAGATGTTAAAGGATTAAGACCAAATAATTCACGAGCTATAAAGAACAAAAGCCCAATGGAAACAACGACTATTAAAAGACGCGTTCTCTCACGTATTTTACCTATTAATGCCATTACTTTACGAGTATGATTTAAAGTTTAATGTCAAAGATAATATTTTATAAACTATAATTGATAGCGATGCTAAAAGTATTTCATAGATAACTATAACTAAATAATTCTTAGTTTTCTCAATCACCTTAAATTGATATTAATACATAATAAATAACTAACCTTCTTTTTACTTTAGCTAATTATATACCAATATTCTTCTACACTACTATAAGCATAATACTACAATTTCTGCTAAAAGATATCTAAAATTTGTAGCATTCCTTGAAAAACTTAGTAAAATTGGATTGGGCAATTGCCCTATTCTCTTTATTTCGTATCAACCACTATTTAGATACTAAGAGAGGAAAAGTAAAGACTACCCACAATAAGGGGGGGTAGGTTCGTTTGCTATCTGATTTGATAAGGTGCGTGCTTGTACCTAACGTGGCTAGACAAGTGAAGGTCCCATCCCCTTATTGTTTTCAATAGATCTTTGTGCTTGGGTCAATAGAGCCGCTGCGAAACAGAAAATTGATAAAACTATTGGATTTTTGAGAGATAAATTTACTATCTACAAAAAATCAACCTACCTTTTTTATACTTTAAATGCCTATTTTTATTTTTTGTGTTCTCTAAATTGTGAAAAATACTCCTCTGTTTTTTTATAACAGTTGTTTCGCAGCAGGTCTAATTAAACCTTGCCCAGCATAATTTTACTACGATCGATCTGTTCTTTGCTTTCAACATATACTTTTACTTTTATAGGCAGCTATCGGGCAGCTTATTTTCTAGTTGCTTGTCTAGTTAAGATGCTATTTACCTTGTATCTAAAGAGAAATAAGTAAAATTATAAAAGTTATTATCGGCTAGCTGATAAAAATTAGCTATAATGTCTACCATATTAGTTATCCTACCCGTATAGGACTTAAGAAATAACCTTTTAATTATGTTTTTATGTCTATCGATACTATTCTATTTACCGCTTTTTTAAGTGTTAACTTGATTATAGGCTTACTAGCTGGAAGGCGTGTAAAAAGCTTACGCGATTTCTCAATTGGCAATAAAGATTTCTCGACTGCTACGCTGACCTCTACTGTTGTAGCTACCTCGGTAGGGGGTGGATTTCTATTTTATGCTTTGCAGAATATTTATACCAGTGGGCTACAATTTATTCTAGTTACAGCAGGAGGAACGATATGCTTGCTATTGATTGGCCAGGTCTTATCTGTTCGGATGGGGGAGTTTTTAAATAATTTATCGGTAGCTGAGTCTATGGGGGATCTATATGGGCCCGCTGTGCGTATCATTACTGCTATAAGTGGAATTTTGAGGGCTATTGGTGCCATTGCCCTACAATTCCAGGTGATCGCTAAAATGTTAACCTTATTGTTAGGGTTACAAGGACCTTCAGTTACTATTGCTGCTGCCTCTATTGTTATTCTGTATTCAGCCTTTGGGGGTATCCGTTCGGTTCTTATTACTGATCTATTCCAGTTCATTGCTTTTGTTATTTTTATTCCTATCCTAGCCTTGATCGTCTGGAACCATGTGAAAAATCCTAGTCAGGTGTTACATACCATCACTACCAACCCCATTTTTAGTTTTAAAGCACTCCTATCGTGGAATCCTAAATTGTTAAGTGCGCTAGCTTTAATGTTATATTTTATTATTCCTGGTATGAATCCCCCTATATTTCAGCGGATAGCCATGGCAAAGACTATTGAACAAATTAAGTCCTCTTTCACTTACGCAGCAGGCATTACCCTGATTATGATTATATCAGTAGCTTGGATTGCTATTTTACTGCTTGCAGATAATCCTAATTTAGAGCCTAGCGGGCTTGTCAATCACCTTATTAACCAATATGCTTATCCAGGTCTGAAAGGGCTTATTGCAATTGGTATTACAGCGATGGCCATGTCTACAGCAGACTCTGATCTTAATGCTGCGGCTGTGTTAGCTGTGAATGATATTATTAAGCCACGTAAAAGTGATTGGGTGGAATCTATTACAATAACTAGATTGCTTTCCCTAGGATTGGGGCTATGTGCGCTAGCACTAGCCATCCATACTACAGATTTATTAGAACTCTTATTGCTCTCGGGGAGTTTTTATATGCCTATTGTGACCGTACCGTTATTACTGGCTATTTTTGGTTTTCGTAGCAGTAATAGAGCAGTTCTTATAGGCATGACAGCTGGTTTTATAACTGTTGTTGGGTGGAACGTTTTCTTAGCTCATACAGATATCAGTAGCCTGATGCCAGGTATGATGGCTAATTTGCTATTTTATATGATCAGCCATTATGTTTTACAAGAAAAAGGGGGCTGGGTAGGTATTAAAGAGAAAGGCCCGCTTTTAGCAGCTAGACAAAGCCGCTGGGAAAGCTGGAGAAGGTTCGTTTATACTATTAAGCATCCCCATACTTATACATATCTACAAAAGAATCTTCCGACTTATGAAGTTGTTTATACGTTGTTTGCTATTTATGTAATAGGAGCTACTTATGCTTCATTCTTCACCATACCAGAAGCAATCGTTACCCATCACCAAAAGCTCTATGACTTTGCCGTACATTCTGTTTTAATTGCAACAGCTGGTTTTCTAACTTATCCGGCATGGCCGCCTACTTTCAAAGCTAAATGGTTTATTGCCTTTGCTTGGCCGATAGGAATATTTTATATTCTCTTTGTTGTGGGAACCATTTTAGTCCTGATGAGCGGCTTTCACCAAGTGCAAGTGATGATTTTTATGTTGAATCTGGTTATGGCTGCTTTTCTACTATCTTGGCCACTTATGTTGCTGCTTTCAACTGCAGGCATGGCTATAGGCAGCGTGGTCTTATATCTATATTGCGGCAACTTACATTGTAGCGATGTTGATCTGGCGGGTGAATTCAAAGTGGTTTATGGCATCCTTTTACTGAGCAGCTTTCTAATTGCCATCTTTAGATTTAAAGAGAATAAGAAGAAATTAGAAAGTAAAAATATTTATCTAGCTAGGTTGTATGAAGAAAAGAGTAACGAGCTAGCAGAAATTTTAGGCTATAGAGAACAAATAATAAAAGAACTAAGTGAGGATGAAAAAAGATTATTTGATGATACTACGGCTGCTTATATACAACAAATCATCTACCGAATGACAGATTATATGCGTTTAGAAGTAACTACAATTAATTTAGATCAGCTTTTGTTAGAAGTTAAAGATATTCTTAAGCTCAAAGAGCTTGATAACATGACTCAATGGATAACTAAAAGACTGACAAAAGAAGAATCCATTCATGGCGATGCAGCAAAACTCAAGCAGTTATTAGTCAACGCTATCTTATATATTCAAGAGCACAACCTATCGAATCAACCTATCACCGTGATAGTAGAAGATGCCAAGCTAGGTCATCGAGTAGATTATATTAAAGATTATACCAGGCAATTAGCAGCTTTAAAATTTACCATTACCATAGAAAAGGATATACCGACTAAAAAAGATCTTTATATGATCGATCAACTGCCTTTGTTAAGTCAACATACTAGAAAAGGTAAATTAATAGAAAATGCTCGTATCATCCATGCACATTATGGGTATGCCAATCTAGACAACGAGCACATGCAGGTGTATGTACTTCCGGCGAATGTAAGAGAAGTAAGAGGCAAAGTAATGGAATTATTAAGAGAGCCTGTAGAAGTAGATGGAGAAGAAGTAAGACATCCATTGGCTATCGAGCTTGAAAAAGAGTTAATGGATAAAATAAAAGGGAAAAAGATAGATGGTAAGGTTATTAATAAGGCACTGGATACTATTAAAAGATACCATGCAGGCATTAAAAGGAAATCAGGCGAACCTTTCTTTACGCATCCTATTGCTGTAGCATTAATTTTATTGGAATACTGCCAAGATCAAGATGCAGTGGTAGCAGCATTACTGCATGATAAGGTAGAAGATACCAGTTTATCGCTCATACAAATCAGGGCTATATTTGGAGAAAAAGTAGCTTTTATAGTGAGTAAAGTAACCAACCTAGAAGATAATTTGCGTAGAGTAAGTTCAGTAGACCATGAGAATGTCTATCGTTTGATGAATTATGAAGATGAGCGGGCCGCTTTTGTGAAACTTGCAGATAGATTACATAACATGCGCACTATCAGTGGTCATTCTTCACTTGCCAAGCAAAAACATATAGCCAATGAGACCTTGAATTTCTTTGTCCCGCTAGCTAAAAATTTAGGATTAGAAACTATAGCAAGAGAATTAGAAAAGCTAAG from Candidatus Amoebophilus asiaticus 5a2 includes the following:
- a CDS encoding peptidylprolyl isomerase, yielding MALIGKIRERTRLLIVVVSIGLLFFIARELFGLNPLTSNNSPIIGKVAGKEVTLREFQDRLDDLQHNFLMHYGQSPDEEENTTLRKQAWRQLTNEIIYDKVCKDLGITVGSDELVDMVQGTHIHPDLKAAFTNRETKEFNKKDLLAYLQSLAQVPANNQRHWHTLERILAASRCQDKFNQLMDQSVFVNSLEAQHQFNINNTTLDIQYLYVPYKSIKKESTSITDAMLKEYLAKHTADYQVEESKHIRYVTFPIVASKNDKLAFQKELQKLKEDFANTQEASAFASIHTDTDPTLVYLQCTEKDLPAPLVEHKNTLKKGMVVGPLAIGKDYKFYKVVNLVDATPKKYELVVIEKRLAPSDETKEKIFRKADDFASQVTNKAQFETQVAKYSLQVQEAKVGKDDTDINKLTNARELVRWLYNSAKVGQVSSIFELTNNYVIAMVASHTHAGTASLDEVKKDVKQKAINEQRVKIITEKLQPIANLPLEELAKQYGGEAKIFTVPQVKFSANTLQGIGSAPKTISQAFSLQPGQRSKIIADLSGIVVLDVIQHQTSKLPDSWQGNKVEQARLERFKQVYQLSKALGKLANTQDYRYRYY
- a CDS encoding sodium:solute symporter family transporter — protein: MSIDTILFTAFLSVNLIIGLLAGRRVKSLRDFSIGNKDFSTATLTSTVVATSVGGGFLFYALQNIYTSGLQFILVTAGGTICLLLIGQVLSVRMGEFLNNLSVAESMGDLYGPAVRIITAISGILRAIGAIALQFQVIAKMLTLLLGLQGPSVTIAAASIVILYSAFGGIRSVLITDLFQFIAFVIFIPILALIVWNHVKNPSQVLHTITTNPIFSFKALLSWNPKLLSALALMLYFIIPGMNPPIFQRIAMAKTIEQIKSSFTYAAGITLIMIISVAWIAILLLADNPNLEPSGLVNHLINQYAYPGLKGLIAIGITAMAMSTADSDLNAAAVLAVNDIIKPRKSDWVESITITRLLSLGLGLCALALAIHTTDLLELLLLSGSFYMPIVTVPLLLAIFGFRSSNRAVLIGMTAGFITVVGWNVFLAHTDISSLMPGMMANLLFYMISHYVLQEKGGWVGIKEKGPLLAARQSRWESWRRFVYTIKHPHTYTYLQKNLPTYEVVYTLFAIYVIGATYASFFTIPEAIVTHHQKLYDFAVHSVLIATAGFLTYPAWPPTFKAKWFIAFAWPIGIFYILFVVGTILVLMSGFHQVQVMIFMLNLVMAAFLLSWPLMLLLSTAGMAIGSVVLYLYCGNLHCSDVDLAGEFKVVYGILLLSSFLIAIFRFKENKKKLESKNIYLARLYEEKSNELAEILGYREQIIKELSEDEKRLFDDTTAAYIQQIIYRMTDYMRLEVTTINLDQLLLEVKDILKLKELDNMTQWITKRLTKEESIHGDAAKLKQLLVNAILYIQEHNLSNQPITVIVEDAKLGHRVDYIKDYTRQLAALKFTITIEKDIPTKKDLYMIDQLPLLSQHTRKGKLIENARIIHAHYGYANLDNEHMQVYVLPANVREVRGKVMELLREPVEVDGEEVRHPLAIELEKELMDKIKGKKIDGKVINKALDTIKRYHAGIKRKSGEPFFTHPIAVALILLEYCQDQDAVVAALLHDKVEDTSLSLIQIRAIFGEKVAFIVSKVTNLEDNLRRVSSVDHENVYRLMNYEDERAAFVKLADRLHNMRTISGHSSLAKQKHIANETLNFFVPLAKNLGLETIARELEKLSLAVLGKR